The following are encoded together in the Lysobacter silvisoli genome:
- the yedA gene encoding drug/metabolite exporter YedA — protein sequence MSAASPTAARLAPGAIAVAFALASVYILWGSTYLAIRFALESYPPFLLGAIRMFIAGALMYAVLRWRGTAPPTRKQWRTLWLLSIWMVLLSNGLVNLAETEVSSGLAAIAVASMPLFAGVFAMLRGRHPSRIEWVGLVIGFLGVIWLNAGSALSSSTLGLVCLIVAPIAWAWGSIWSRDQDLPSPFMAASAQMLTGSVWMLGAAAVTGERMSAMPTFEATAAVAYLVVAGSIFGFTAYIWLLHHVRPALATSYAYVNPPIAVLFGALLAGERFSAHDLGAMGVILVGVVIITLAKARAAKAMPMPAKETQA from the coding sequence ATGAGCGCCGCCTCACCCACCGCAGCAAGACTGGCCCCCGGCGCGATCGCGGTCGCCTTCGCCCTGGCCTCGGTCTACATCCTGTGGGGTTCGACCTACCTGGCCATCCGTTTCGCCCTGGAAAGCTATCCGCCGTTCCTGCTCGGCGCCATCCGCATGTTCATCGCCGGCGCGCTGATGTACGCCGTGCTGCGCTGGCGCGGCACCGCGCCGCCCACGCGCAAGCAATGGCGCACGCTGTGGCTGCTGTCGATCTGGATGGTGCTGCTGTCCAACGGCCTGGTGAACCTGGCCGAGACCGAGGTCAGCTCGGGCCTGGCCGCGATCGCGGTGGCGTCGATGCCGCTGTTCGCCGGCGTGTTCGCGATGCTGCGCGGCCGTCACCCCAGCCGGATCGAATGGGTGGGCCTGGTGATCGGTTTCCTCGGCGTGATCTGGCTCAACGCCGGCAGCGCGCTGTCCAGCTCGACCCTGGGCCTGGTCTGCCTGATCGTGGCGCCGATCGCCTGGGCCTGGGGCTCGATCTGGAGCCGCGATCAGGACCTGCCGTCGCCGTTCATGGCCGCCAGCGCGCAGATGCTGACCGGCAGCGTGTGGATGCTGGGCGCGGCCGCGGTCACCGGCGAGCGCATGAGCGCGATGCCGACCTTCGAGGCGACCGCGGCGGTGGCCTACCTGGTGGTGGCCGGCTCGATCTTCGGTTTCACCGCCTACATCTGGCTGCTGCATCACGTGCGTCCGGCGCTGGCCACCAGCTACGCCTACGTCAATCCGCCGATCGCGGTGCTGTTCGGCGCGCTGCTGGCCGGCGAGCGCTTCAGCGCGCACGACCTGGGCGCGATGGGCGTGATCCTGGTCGGCGTGGTCATCATCACCCTGGCCAAGGCGCGCGCGGCCAAGGCCATGCCGATGCCGGCCAAAGAGACCCAGGCATGA
- a CDS encoding bifunctional transcriptional activator/DNA repair enzyme AdaA, translating into MNAMTPIRDLTPAALVPADKLDRARALLDAGEPTLAELAAAVGLSPSHLQRRFAARYGLSPAEYLAQRKLGTLKSALREGSDVSAALYDAGYGSPSRVYEGGAARLGMTPARYRAGGAGEQIRWSLAQTPLGLALVATTQRGVCMVELGRDAAALEAKLRAEFPQAQLERVDAGRDEFLAPRLRAVADALGGQAPSVPVDLLGTAFQRKVWDALMKIPAGQTRSYAQVAEHIGAPGSARAVARACAGNRVAVVVPCHRVVRGDGSLGGYRWGLPLKEQLLRRERAA; encoded by the coding sequence ATGAACGCCATGACCCCGATCCGCGATCTCACCCCCGCCGCTCTGGTTCCCGCCGACAAGCTGGATCGCGCGCGCGCGCTGCTCGACGCCGGCGAGCCGACCCTGGCCGAACTGGCCGCCGCCGTGGGCCTGAGCCCCTCGCACCTGCAGCGCCGCTTCGCCGCGCGCTACGGCCTGAGCCCGGCCGAGTACCTGGCCCAGCGCAAGCTGGGCACGCTGAAGTCGGCGCTGCGCGAAGGCAGCGACGTCAGCGCCGCGCTCTACGACGCCGGCTACGGCTCGCCTTCGCGCGTGTACGAGGGCGGCGCCGCGCGCCTGGGCATGACCCCGGCGCGCTACCGCGCCGGCGGCGCCGGCGAGCAGATCCGCTGGAGCCTGGCGCAGACGCCGCTGGGCCTGGCCCTGGTGGCGACCACGCAGCGCGGCGTGTGCATGGTGGAACTGGGCCGCGACGCGGCCGCGCTGGAAGCCAAGCTGCGCGCCGAATTCCCGCAGGCGCAGCTGGAGCGCGTGGACGCCGGCCGCGACGAATTCCTGGCCCCGCGCCTGCGCGCCGTGGCCGACGCCCTGGGCGGACAGGCGCCGTCGGTGCCGGTGGACCTGCTGGGCACCGCGTTCCAGCGCAAGGTCTGGGACGCGCTGATGAAGATTCCCGCCGGCCAGACCCGCAGTTATGCGCAGGTGGCCGAACACATCGGCGCCCCCGGCAGCGCCCGCGCCGTGGCGCGCGCCTGCGCCGGCAACCGCGTGGCGGTGGTGGTGCCTTGCCACCGCGTGGTCCGCGGCGATGGCTCGCTGGGCGGCTACCGCTGGGGTTTGCCGTTGAAGGAACAGTTGCTGCGGCGGGAGCGGGCGGCGTAG
- a CDS encoding ABC transporter permease → MKYLHLIWAALFRSKTRTLLTLLSVVAAFLLFGMLDSVRVAFNSGGSVAGADRLVVASRLSITQMLPYNLLTRIEAQPGVKKAAYAAWFGGIYRDPKNFFPNFSVSPNYLDLFPEYKVPPEQVKAWLNDRQGAIVGAALAKRHGWKVGDTIPLQATIFPTKGSNDWPLKLRAIFEVADSKRKGEENMLLFHWKYFDESNDYVKSQVGWYTVKLDDVNQASRVAKEIDKLSENSDHETKTQTEQAFNQSFAKQFADIGLIVSAIMGAVFFTLLLLTGNTMAQAVRERIPELAVLKTIGFSDRSVLGLVLTESILLIVIGGCIGLGIAAVIMPGVSAASGGVIQLPTVLPQTWALGVGLMVAIGIAVGLLPALRGMRLKIVDALAGR, encoded by the coding sequence ATGAAATACCTGCACCTGATCTGGGCCGCCTTGTTCCGCAGCAAGACCCGCACCCTGCTGACGCTGTTGTCGGTGGTGGCCGCGTTCCTGCTGTTCGGCATGCTCGATTCGGTCCGCGTGGCCTTCAACTCCGGCGGCAGCGTCGCCGGTGCCGACCGCCTGGTCGTGGCCTCGCGCCTGTCGATCACGCAGATGCTGCCCTACAACCTGCTGACCCGGATCGAGGCCCAGCCGGGCGTCAAGAAGGCCGCCTACGCGGCCTGGTTCGGCGGCATCTACCGCGATCCGAAGAACTTCTTCCCCAACTTCTCGGTCAGCCCGAACTACCTGGACCTGTTCCCCGAGTACAAGGTCCCGCCCGAGCAGGTCAAAGCCTGGTTGAACGACCGCCAGGGCGCGATCGTCGGCGCCGCGCTGGCCAAGCGCCACGGCTGGAAGGTGGGCGACACCATCCCGCTGCAGGCCACGATCTTTCCGACCAAGGGCAGCAACGACTGGCCGCTGAAGCTGCGCGCGATCTTCGAAGTCGCCGACAGCAAGCGCAAGGGCGAAGAGAACATGCTGCTGTTCCACTGGAAGTACTTCGACGAGTCCAACGACTACGTCAAGAGCCAGGTCGGCTGGTACACGGTCAAGCTCGACGACGTGAACCAGGCCTCGCGCGTGGCCAAGGAGATCGACAAGCTGTCGGAGAACTCCGATCACGAGACCAAGACCCAGACCGAACAGGCGTTCAACCAGTCCTTCGCCAAGCAGTTCGCCGACATCGGCCTGATCGTGAGCGCGATCATGGGCGCGGTGTTCTTCACCCTGCTGCTGCTGACCGGCAACACCATGGCCCAGGCGGTGCGCGAACGCATTCCGGAACTGGCGGTGCTCAAGACCATCGGCTTCAGCGACCGCAGCGTGCTGGGCCTGGTGCTGACCGAATCCATCCTGCTGATCGTGATCGGCGGCTGCATCGGCCTGGGCATCGCCGCGGTGATCATGCCGGGGGTGAGCGCGGCCAGCGGCGGCGTGATCCAGCTGCCCACCGTGCTGCCGCAGACCTGGGCCCTGGGCGTGGGCCTGATGGTGGCCATCGGCATCGCCGTGGGCCTGTTGCCCGCGCTGCGCGGCATGCGCCTGAAGATCGTCGACGCCCTCGCCGGCCGCTGA
- a CDS encoding ABC transporter permease, translating to MKFLINFGIVLLLLASLAVWVMLPWYAVAAIAVALLLWLFLTKRGQQTLAVAGVGIAGLPQRWGASSVIVIGIAGVVGVLVAMLAMGEGFQNTLKQTGGKDTAIILRGGSQAETNSVIARDQVPLISSLAGIAKDAGGRAQVSAELSQVINLPTVSDGSDANAQLRGVGQEAWKLRPNVKIVQGRKFGAGLRELIAGQGAAKQFRGLEVGKQIELANQQWTVVGVFAAGDSHDSELWADGEVLASTYQRSSFQSVTVKLAGKDGFKQLKSAMAGDPRLKLDVQTTSDYYAKQSEGLTKLIKILGTVIGTIMAIGAVFGALNTMYAAVAGRAREIATLRALGFRGLPVVVAVMLETMLLALLGGLLGAAVAWLIFNGYQVSTLGNNFSQVVFQFKVSPELLWTGLKWALGIGLVGGLFPALRAARLPVTTALRAA from the coding sequence ATGAAATTCCTGATCAATTTCGGCATCGTCCTGCTGTTGCTGGCGAGCCTGGCGGTGTGGGTGATGCTGCCCTGGTACGCGGTGGCGGCCATCGCGGTCGCGCTGCTGCTGTGGCTGTTCCTGACCAAGCGCGGCCAGCAGACCCTGGCCGTGGCCGGCGTCGGCATCGCCGGCCTGCCGCAGCGCTGGGGCGCGTCGTCGGTGATCGTGATCGGCATCGCCGGCGTGGTCGGCGTGCTGGTGGCCATGCTGGCGATGGGCGAAGGCTTCCAGAACACGCTCAAGCAGACCGGCGGCAAGGACACCGCGATCATCCTGCGTGGCGGCTCGCAGGCCGAGACCAATTCGGTCATCGCCCGCGACCAGGTGCCGCTGATCTCCTCGCTGGCCGGCATCGCCAAGGACGCCGGCGGCCGCGCCCAGGTCTCGGCGGAACTGTCGCAGGTGATCAACCTGCCCACCGTGTCCGACGGCAGCGACGCCAACGCGCAGCTGCGCGGCGTGGGCCAGGAAGCGTGGAAGCTGCGCCCCAACGTCAAGATCGTGCAGGGCCGCAAGTTCGGCGCCGGCCTGCGCGAACTGATCGCCGGCCAGGGCGCGGCCAAGCAGTTCCGCGGCCTGGAAGTGGGCAAGCAGATCGAACTGGCCAACCAGCAGTGGACCGTGGTCGGCGTGTTCGCCGCCGGCGATTCGCACGACTCCGAACTGTGGGCCGACGGCGAAGTGCTGGCCTCCACCTACCAGCGCAGCTCGTTCCAGTCGGTGACGGTGAAGCTGGCCGGCAAGGACGGCTTCAAGCAGCTCAAGTCGGCCATGGCCGGCGATCCGCGGCTGAAACTGGACGTGCAGACCACCAGCGACTACTACGCCAAGCAGTCCGAAGGCCTGACCAAGCTGATCAAGATCCTGGGCACGGTGATCGGCACCATCATGGCCATCGGCGCGGTGTTCGGCGCGCTCAACACCATGTACGCCGCCGTCGCCGGCCGCGCGCGCGAGATCGCGACCCTGCGCGCGCTCGGCTTCCGCGGCCTGCCGGTGGTGGTGGCGGTGATGCTGGAAACCATGCTGCTGGCCCTGCTCGGCGGCCTGCTCGGCGCGGCGGTGGCCTGGCTGATCTTCAACGGCTACCAAGTGTCGACGCTGGGCAACAATTTCAGCCAGGTGGTGTTCCAGTTCAAGGTCTCGCCGGAGCTGCTGTGGACCGGCCTGAAGTGGGCGCTGGGCATCGGCCTGGTCGGCGGCCTGTTCCCCGCCTTGCGCGCGGCGCGGCTGCCGGTGACCACGGCGTTGCGCGCGGCCTGA
- a CDS encoding DUF493 family protein, with the protein MDIQSDNPDHGFQFPGTFELSAMGAAEKDLETRLPTLLLDAGIEVLHESVTWKHSSTGRYVSVRISFRAESREQYDRAHQVLRDHPEVKWTL; encoded by the coding sequence ATGGACATCCAATCCGACAACCCCGACCACGGTTTCCAGTTTCCCGGCACGTTCGAGCTATCCGCCATGGGCGCGGCCGAAAAGGACCTGGAAACCCGCCTGCCGACCCTGCTGCTGGACGCCGGGATCGAGGTGCTGCACGAATCGGTGACCTGGAAACACTCCAGCACCGGCCGCTACGTCTCGGTGCGGATCAGCTTCCGCGCCGAAAGCCGCGAACAGTACGACCGCGCCCACCAGGTGCTGCGCGATCATCCGGAAGTGAAGTGGACGCTGTGA
- the lipB gene encoding lipoyl(octanoyl) transferase LipB → MDAVAAVLGAAPALPAAQLRDLGRQPYEPVWRAMQAFTDARGVDTPDELWLVEHDPVFTLGQAGKDEHVLMPGDIPVIHVDRGGQVTYHGPGQIVLYPLLDLRRLKVGVREYVDRIEQAVIDTLADWNIEGARRDGAPGVYVNGAKVMALGIRVRRGCTFHGLAFNIAMDLSPYQRINPCGYQGLQVTSVVDLGGPSGMDAVKPVLVEHLARQFGLTVEAAEPMRF, encoded by the coding sequence ATCGACGCGGTCGCGGCGGTGCTGGGCGCTGCGCCCGCGCTGCCGGCCGCGCAACTGCGCGATCTGGGCCGCCAGCCCTACGAACCGGTCTGGCGTGCCATGCAGGCCTTCACCGACGCCCGCGGCGTCGATACCCCCGACGAGCTGTGGCTGGTCGAGCACGATCCGGTGTTCACCCTGGGCCAGGCCGGCAAGGACGAGCACGTGCTGATGCCGGGCGACATCCCGGTGATCCACGTCGACCGCGGCGGCCAGGTGACCTACCACGGCCCCGGCCAGATCGTGCTCTACCCGCTGCTGGACCTGCGCCGGCTCAAGGTCGGCGTGCGCGAGTACGTGGACCGGATCGAGCAGGCGGTGATCGACACCCTGGCCGACTGGAACATCGAGGGCGCGCGCCGCGACGGCGCGCCCGGCGTGTACGTGAACGGCGCCAAGGTCATGGCCCTGGGCATCCGCGTGCGCCGCGGCTGCACCTTCCACGGTCTGGCCTTCAATATCGCCATGGATCTGTCGCCGTACCAGCGCATCAACCCCTGCGGTTACCAGGGGCTGCAGGTGACCTCGGTGGTAGACTTGGGCGGCCCGTCCGGCATGGACGCGGTCAAGCCGGTCCTGGTCGAACACCTGGCCCGCCAGTTCGGCCTGACGGTGGAAGCCGCCGAGCCGATGCGCTTCTGA
- a CDS encoding Lrp/AsnC family transcriptional regulator — MARTPLVLDELDHKLLALLQRDAEATLTALGDAVGLSPSAVQRRIGRYRKHGLMRQVAVLDPMAVGATLAAVYVTMERESAGRHAAFYARMRAAPEVQQCYVLAGQWDYLVILATTGVAHCRQVAERLFLDEGTIKRYETHLVFDVVKHGLVLPTRDGVRAGRRR, encoded by the coding sequence ATGGCGCGTACACCCCTGGTATTGGACGAGTTGGACCACAAGCTGCTGGCGCTGCTGCAACGCGACGCCGAGGCCACGCTGACCGCGCTGGGCGACGCCGTGGGGCTGTCGCCCAGCGCGGTGCAGCGGCGCATCGGCCGCTACCGCAAGCACGGGCTGATGCGGCAGGTGGCGGTGCTGGATCCGATGGCGGTAGGCGCGACGCTGGCCGCGGTCTACGTGACCATGGAGCGCGAGTCGGCCGGCCGCCACGCCGCGTTCTACGCGCGCATGCGTGCGGCGCCGGAGGTGCAGCAGTGCTATGTGCTGGCGGGGCAATGGGATTACCTGGTGATCCTGGCCACCACGGGCGTGGCGCACTGCCGGCAGGTGGCCGAGCGGCTGTTCCTGGACGAGGGCACGATCAAGCGCTACGAAACCCATCTGGTGTTCGACGTGGTCAAGCATGGGCTGGTGCTGCCTACGCGCGACGGAGTGCGCGCCGGCCGACGGCGCTGA
- the rarD gene encoding EamA family transporter RarD, with the protein MNAASESRRGLWIAAASFVLWGLMPLYWHLLKVVPSLQIVGHRIAWSAVLVAAWLCWKQGFAWLREVFAQPRKAAMLALSGCLIAFNWGLYIWAVNAGHVVETSLGYFINPLVNVVLGVLLLHERMNRVQWTAVVLAAAGVVWLTWQYGQLPWIAIALALSFATYGLIRKLVAVEAVTGLGIESLYLFLPALAVLLWGENHGQGGFLGGWGLGIDALLVLAGALTALPLIGFAYAVRRVPLSVVGLMQYIAPTLQLLIGVWILHEPFDEARLIGFAFIWVGLLVFAGEGLWRSRRQAAAAAV; encoded by the coding sequence ATGAACGCGGCCAGCGAAAGCCGCCGCGGCCTGTGGATCGCGGCGGCCTCGTTCGTGCTGTGGGGGCTGATGCCGCTGTACTGGCACCTGCTCAAGGTCGTCCCCTCGCTGCAGATCGTCGGCCACCGCATCGCCTGGAGCGCGGTGCTGGTCGCGGCCTGGCTGTGCTGGAAGCAGGGCTTCGCTTGGTTGCGCGAGGTATTCGCGCAGCCGCGCAAGGCGGCGATGCTGGCGCTCAGCGGCTGCCTGATCGCGTTCAACTGGGGCCTGTACATTTGGGCGGTCAATGCCGGCCACGTGGTCGAAACCAGCCTGGGCTATTTCATCAATCCGCTGGTCAACGTGGTGCTGGGCGTGCTGCTGCTGCACGAGCGCATGAACCGCGTGCAGTGGACGGCGGTGGTGCTTGCCGCCGCCGGCGTGGTCTGGCTGACCTGGCAATACGGGCAGCTGCCGTGGATCGCGATCGCGCTGGCCTTGTCGTTCGCGACCTACGGCCTGATTCGCAAGCTGGTCGCGGTGGAGGCGGTGACCGGCTTGGGCATCGAAAGCCTGTACCTGTTCCTGCCCGCGCTGGCGGTGCTGCTGTGGGGCGAAAACCACGGCCAGGGCGGCTTCCTGGGCGGCTGGGGCCTGGGCATCGACGCGCTGCTGGTGCTGGCCGGCGCGCTGACGGCGCTGCCGCTGATCGGCTTCGCCTACGCGGTGCGGCGCGTGCCGCTGTCGGTGGTGGGGCTGATGCAGTACATCGCGCCGACCCTGCAGCTGCTGATCGGCGTGTGGATCCTGCACGAGCCTTTCGACGAAGCGCGCCTGATCGGTTTCGCCTTCATCTGGGTGGGGCTGCTGGTGTTCGCCGGCGAAGGCTTGTGGCGTTCGCGGCGGCAGGCGGCGGCAGCGGCGGTTTGA
- the lipA gene encoding lipoyl synthase yields MTDPASKTIPLTVVSGGAPDAPVPGAPAVLQSNTMTPGAKQLGGDKINRSPVQFAEAPVLRKPSWIRVRIPSGNSVAQLKAKLRENRLVTVCEEASCPNIHECFSHGTATFMILGEVCTRRCSFCDVAHGRPKPPDASEPANLARTVADMGLKYVVITSVDRDDLRDGGAQHFVDCIAAVRSESPRTKIEILTPDFRGKGRMERALEILNTHPPDVFNHNVETVPDLYTNVRPGADYQWSLTLLQKFKAQHPQVATKSGIMLGLGETMEQVQATLRDLRAHDVDMITIGQYLQPTPHHHPVLRYWTPEEFKALEDYGMALGFTHVASGPLVRSSYHADRQAIEAGFAAA; encoded by the coding sequence ATGACCGATCCCGCCTCCAAGACCATCCCGCTCACGGTCGTCAGCGGCGGCGCGCCGGACGCGCCGGTGCCGGGTGCGCCGGCGGTGCTGCAGTCCAACACCATGACCCCGGGCGCCAAGCAGCTCGGCGGCGACAAGATCAACCGTTCGCCGGTGCAGTTCGCCGAAGCGCCGGTGCTGCGCAAGCCGTCCTGGATCCGCGTGCGCATTCCCTCGGGCAACTCGGTGGCCCAGCTCAAGGCCAAGCTGCGCGAGAACCGCCTGGTCACGGTCTGCGAAGAGGCCAGCTGCCCCAACATCCACGAGTGCTTCAGCCACGGCACCGCGACCTTCATGATCCTGGGCGAGGTCTGCACGCGGCGCTGCTCGTTCTGCGACGTGGCCCACGGCCGGCCCAAGCCGCCCGACGCCAGCGAACCGGCCAACCTGGCCCGCACCGTCGCCGACATGGGCCTGAAGTACGTGGTCATCACCAGCGTCGACCGCGACGACCTGCGTGACGGCGGTGCCCAGCACTTCGTCGACTGCATCGCTGCGGTGCGCAGCGAAAGCCCGCGCACCAAGATCGAGATCCTCACGCCCGACTTCCGCGGCAAGGGCCGCATGGAGCGCGCGCTGGAGATCCTGAACACCCATCCGCCCGACGTGTTCAACCACAACGTCGAGACCGTGCCGGACCTGTACACCAACGTGCGTCCGGGCGCCGACTACCAGTGGTCGCTGACCCTGCTGCAGAAGTTCAAGGCCCAGCACCCGCAGGTGGCGACCAAGTCCGGCATCATGCTGGGCCTGGGCGAGACCATGGAGCAGGTGCAGGCCACCTTGCGCGACCTGCGCGCGCACGACGTGGACATGATCACCATCGGCCAGTACCTGCAGCCCACGCCGCACCACCACCCGGTGCTGCGTTACTGGACGCCCGAGGAGTTCAAGGCGCTGGAGGACTACGGCATGGCGCTGGGCTTCACCCACGTCGCCTCCGGCCCGCTGGTGCGCTCGTCCTACCACGCCGACCGCCAGGCCATCGAAGCGGGCTTCGCCGCGGCCTGA
- a CDS encoding GNAT family N-acetyltransferase — protein MLRMQRFASPPSLVDAAASRYGLREALPADIAAVHALIRAHGPNPWNYLPEPELGAHLARIGAGLQAVVAEHAGALVAVATFEASDEFACYQPVGRERARHGHIGEVVVHGEHRGAGLGARLLAEAIARLRLRGLREIYVERHEENAGSAGMMRKAGFAVVDTYSDPVRRAVGSRRTAVCLHLPD, from the coding sequence ATGCTCCGCATGCAGCGCTTCGCCAGCCCTCCCTCCCTCGTCGATGCCGCCGCCTCGCGCTACGGCCTGCGCGAGGCGCTGCCTGCGGACATCGCCGCGGTCCATGCCCTGATCCGCGCGCATGGCCCCAACCCCTGGAACTACCTGCCCGAGCCCGAGCTGGGCGCGCATCTGGCGCGGATCGGCGCCGGCCTGCAGGCGGTGGTGGCCGAGCACGCCGGCGCGCTGGTGGCGGTGGCCACCTTCGAGGCCAGCGACGAGTTCGCCTGCTACCAGCCGGTGGGCCGCGAGCGCGCGCGTCACGGCCATATCGGCGAAGTGGTGGTGCACGGCGAACACCGCGGCGCCGGCCTGGGCGCGCGCCTGCTGGCGGAGGCGATCGCGCGGCTGCGCCTGCGCGGCCTGCGCGAGATCTATGTCGAACGGCACGAAGAGAACGCAGGCTCGGCTGGCATGATGCGCAAGGCCGGCTTCGCCGTCGTCGACACCTATTCCGATCCCGTACGCCGCGCCGTGGGCAGCCGGCGCACGGCGGTGTGCCTGCACCTGCCCGACTGA
- a CDS encoding carboxy terminal-processing peptidase, whose translation MTAKTTLFAFLLTAPLALLARADAGGAAAALPSAPTADQSTAAKLVYGVLSDSRYAYRPRALDDALSADMHKRYLESLDAGKQYFTAQDIAKFDVYKTQLDDAIKGGDLTPAYTIFATFKQRVDERVAYARGLLKQDIFSFDGSDRFEYDREKAPWAADTAALDALWRQSVRNDWLRLKLAGKKPDDIRKTLDKRYQNLAKGFAELKGEDVFQTFVNSYANAIDPHTDYFTPKSADNFNMTMSLSLEGIGAVLQKQDDVVAIREIVPGGPASKSGKVKAGDRVMAVGQGDSGPMEDVVGWRIDDVVAKIRGTKGTKVRLDMVPAEAGLDSKPNRIVLVRDKVRLEDQAAKSEIITIPAADGAPVKRIGVIKLPGFYQDFEGRRRNANDYASATRDVSKLLTKLRADKVDGVVLDLRYNGGGSLDEAIELTGLFIDRGPVVQVRQSGGRVEVNGDDDTGIAWEGPLAVLINRGSASASEIFAGAIQDYGRGLVIGETTFGKGTVQNMLDLDRWPANEGPRFGQVKLTIAQFFRVSGGSTQNKGVVPDLSFPASVDATEYGESTYDNALPWTKISAVPHVRYGNFAPLLPKLSTLHDARVAKDKEFQWWSQDVAEFRAERAKKSITMNEAERRAERDRDDAKRKQRQAERKQLGLDLDPLADDSGDDGLQSSERNLAQEVAREKAAEKRPDPLLRESAAILADAVRLLNEDRQLSAQVLPTANQPGHWAD comes from the coding sequence ATGACCGCCAAGACCACACTGTTCGCCTTTCTGTTGACCGCCCCGCTGGCGCTGCTCGCGCGCGCCGACGCCGGCGGCGCGGCCGCCGCGCTGCCCAGCGCGCCCACCGCCGACCAATCCACCGCGGCCAAGCTGGTCTACGGCGTGCTGTCCGACAGCCGTTACGCCTACCGCCCGCGTGCGCTCGACGACGCGCTGTCGGCCGACATGCACAAGCGCTATCTGGAATCGCTGGACGCGGGCAAGCAATACTTCACCGCGCAGGACATCGCCAAGTTCGACGTCTACAAGACCCAGCTCGACGATGCGATCAAGGGCGGCGACCTGACCCCGGCGTACACGATCTTCGCCACCTTCAAGCAGCGCGTCGACGAACGCGTGGCTTACGCGCGCGGCCTGCTCAAGCAGGACATCTTCAGCTTCGACGGCAGCGACCGCTTCGAGTACGACCGCGAGAAGGCGCCGTGGGCGGCCGACACCGCCGCGCTCGACGCGCTGTGGCGGCAGTCGGTGCGCAACGACTGGCTGCGCCTGAAGCTGGCCGGCAAGAAGCCCGACGACATCCGCAAGACCCTGGACAAGCGTTACCAGAACCTGGCCAAGGGCTTCGCCGAGCTCAAGGGCGAGGATGTGTTCCAGACCTTCGTCAACAGCTACGCCAACGCGATCGATCCGCACACCGACTATTTCACGCCCAAGTCGGCCGACAACTTCAACATGACCATGTCGCTGTCGCTGGAAGGCATCGGCGCGGTGCTGCAGAAGCAGGACGACGTGGTCGCGATCCGCGAGATCGTGCCCGGCGGCCCGGCCAGCAAGTCCGGCAAGGTCAAGGCCGGCGACCGGGTGATGGCGGTGGGCCAGGGCGACAGCGGGCCGATGGAGGACGTGGTCGGCTGGCGCATCGACGATGTGGTCGCCAAGATCCGCGGCACCAAGGGCACCAAGGTGCGCCTGGACATGGTGCCGGCCGAAGCCGGTCTGGACAGCAAGCCCAACCGCATCGTGCTGGTGCGCGACAAGGTGCGCCTGGAAGACCAGGCCGCCAAGTCCGAAATCATCACCATCCCGGCCGCCGACGGCGCGCCGGTCAAGCGCATCGGCGTGATCAAGCTGCCGGGTTTCTACCAGGACTTCGAGGGCCGCCGCCGCAACGCCAACGACTACGCCTCGGCCACGCGCGACGTCAGCAAGCTGCTGACCAAGCTGCGCGCCGACAAGGTCGACGGCGTGGTGCTGGACCTGCGCTACAACGGCGGCGGTTCGCTGGACGAGGCGATCGAACTCACCGGTCTGTTCATCGACCGCGGCCCGGTGGTGCAGGTGCGTCAGTCCGGCGGCCGCGTCGAGGTCAACGGCGACGACGACACCGGCATCGCCTGGGAAGGCCCGCTGGCGGTGCTGATCAACCGCGGTTCGGCTTCGGCCTCGGAGATCTTCGCCGGCGCCATCCAGGACTACGGCCGCGGCCTGGTGATCGGCGAGACCACCTTCGGCAAGGGCACCGTGCAGAACATGCTGGACCTGGACCGCTGGCCGGCCAACGAAGGCCCGCGCTTCGGCCAGGTCAAGCTGACCATCGCCCAGTTCTTCCGCGTCAGCGGCGGCTCCACTCAGAACAAGGGCGTGGTGCCGGACCTGTCGTTCCCGGCCTCGGTGGACGCCACCGAGTACGGCGAGAGCACCTACGACAACGCGCTGCCGTGGACCAAGATTTCGGCGGTGCCGCATGTGCGTTACGGCAACTTCGCGCCGCTGCTGCCCAAGCTGTCCACGCTGCACGACGCGCGCGTGGCCAAGGACAAGGAATTCCAGTGGTGGTCGCAGGACGTGGCCGAGTTCCGCGCCGAACGCGCCAAGAAGTCGATCACCATGAACGAGGCCGAGCGCCGCGCCGAGCGCGACCGCGACGACGCCAAGCGCAAGCAGCGCCAGGCCGAGCGCAAGCAGCTGGGCCTGGACCTGGATCCGCTGGCCGACGACAGCGGCGACGACGGCCTGCAGTCCAGCGAGCGCAACCTGGCCCAGGAAGTGGCGCGCGAGAAGGCCGCGGAAAAGCGTCCGGACCCGCTGCTGCGCGAATCGGCCGCGATCCTGGCCGACGCGGTGCGCCTGCTCAACGAAGACCGTCAGCTGTCGGCGCAGGTGCTGCCGACGGCGAACCAGCCGGGGCATTGGGCCGACTGA